Below is a genomic region from Amycolatopsis sp. 195334CR.
ACCTGACCTACGGCCCGCTCGCCGAGTTCCTGCTCTTCGACTGCGGACCGGACCGCCCGGCACGGCTGGCGATCGTCGCGCACCACCTGGTGATCGACGGGGTCTCCTGGCGCATCCTGCTCGGCGACCTGGCCCGCGTGGCCACCGGGCAGGCGGCGGACCCCGGCCCGCGGACCACGTCGTTCCAGGAGTGGGCGAACGGCCTGACCGCACTCGCGAACTCGCCGGAAATGGCCGGGGAGATCGACTTCTGGCGCCGCACACCGGAAGCCGCGCCGCTGCCGGTCGACCGGCGCGGGCGCAACCTGGCTGGTTCGGCCGCGACCGTGACGCAGACACTGGACGCCGAGGTCACCCGGACGCTGCTGAAGGTGGCGCCGGGCCGGTTCCGCACCCAGATCAACGACGTGCTGCTGGCCGCGTTCGGCCGGGCGCTGAGCGGGTGGAGCGGGCACGACCGGGTGCTGGTGACGCTGGAGGGACACGGACGCGAGGAGGTCGTCGACGGCGCCGACCTCTCCCGCACGGTCGGCTGGTTCACCACGATGTTCCCGGTGGGCTTCGAGGTGCGGCCCGGCGAGGACCGGCGGTCGACGATCGCCGCGGTGAAGCGGACCCTGCGCGCCATCCCGGACAAGGGCATCGGGTACGGGCTGCTGCGGTACCTGCGTGAGGGTGATCCGCTCGCCGGGGTGGTCGAGCCCGAGGTCGGCTTCAACTACCTCGGCCAGTTCGACACCGCCGACGCCGGGGACGGGTTCTACGGCCGCGGCCTGACCGATCCGACCCCACCGCACGGGCCGGAGGACCCGCGCCCGCACGTGCTCGACGTCGGCGCGAGCGTGTCCGGCGGTGAACTGTCACTGGCGATCGCGTACTCGGAGAACCTGCATGACGCGGCGACCGTGCGCGACCTGCTGCGGCGCTTCGCCGAGGAACTCACCGCGGTCGCGGCCGACTGCTGACGGCCGGAGCGCGCTTCAGTGCGCTTCCTGGAGGTAAGCGAGCACCGCCAGCACCCGGCGGTGCCCGCTTTCGCTCTGCTGCAGGCCGAGTTTGGCGAAGATGCTGCGGATGTGCTTGCTCACCGAGGTTTCGGTGACGAAGAGCATGCCGCCGATGGTGCTGTTGTCGTAGCCCTCGGCCATCAGCCCCAGCACCTCCAGCTCGCGCTTGCTCAGGTTCCCCAGCGCGTCGCCCTTCTTCTGCTGGGTGAGCAGCTGCGCGATCACCTCCGGGTCGATGGCCGTGCCGCCCTCGACCACGCGCCGCAGGGAGTCCAGGAAGTTCTCCACCTTGCCGACCCGCTCCTTGAGCAGGTAACCGACCTTGCCGCCCTCGGACAGCAGTTCCGTGGCGTAGCTGTGCTCCACGTGCGCGGACAGCATGAGCACCGGGAAACCGGGGTAGCGGCGCCGGGCCTCGACGGCGGCACGCAGCCCCTCGTCGCGGAAGGTCGGCGGCAGCCGGACGTCGACCACGGCGACGTCCGGCCGTTCGGCACCCAGCACGGCGAGGAAGTCCACGGCGTTCTCCAGCGCCGCCACCACTTCGAAGCCCTCCGACCGGAGCAGCAGCACCAGTCCTTCGCGCAGCAGCGCGTCGTCCTCGACGATCACGACTCGCACGGCAGCACCACGTTCAGCTCGGTGGGACCGCCGGGCGGGCTGCTCAGCGACATCTCGCCGGAGAACGCCGCGATCCGGCGGCGCATCCCCATCAGGCCGGTGCCGAGCGCCTCGTCGGCGCCCCCGTGCCCGTCATCGCAGACTGTGATCAACAGATTGTCCTTTTCACTGGTCACCCAGACTTCGACGGTCTCCGCGCCGCTGTGCTTGGCCACGTTGGTCAGCGACTCCGAGACGATGTAGTAGGCGGCCGCCTCCACCGCGGCCGGGATCGGCGGCACGCGGTCCACGTTGAGCTCACACGGTATCGAGGACCGCGAGGTCAGCGCGGACAGCGCGCCGGCCAGTCCCCGGTCGGCCAGGATCGGCGGGTAGATGCTGCGGACCACCTCGCGCAGCCCGGCCAGCGCGTCGGTGGCCGCGTCCTGCGCCTTGAGCACCAGCGGCAGCGCGGTGGCCGGATCCCGGCGCAGCGCCCGTTCCACCATGCCCAGGTGCATCGACACCGCGACGATCCGGTTCTGCGTGCCGTCGTGCAGCGCGCCCTCGATCCGGCGCAGCTCGATCCCGTGTGCCTCCAGCGCGGCGGCGCGGCTGACGGTCAGCTGCGCGACCTGCTCGGCCAGCCGCAGCCGCCGCCGAGGGGGCGGCGAGAGCAGCCGCCTGCCGATCCCGGCGTGGAACCGGGCCAGCGGCGGCGCGATCAGCATGGCGATCAGCGTGTAACCGGTGGCCAGGCCGAGCATGCCGAACGCACGCGGCCAGGAACTGATCTGGTAGATCATGCTGACCGGCCGGTCGGCCGGGACCAGCCACCACCACAGCGGCACCGACACCGCGAACAGCGTGCCCACGGTCAGCGCCAGCCCGGCCACCCCGAGGAAGATCCCCAGTGTGGCGTGGAAAAGCAGGTACAGCAGATCGCGCCGGGTCGCCTCGTCGGTGAGCGCGACGTGCAGCCGCGTGGAGGCGGGCCCGGTCAGCGGCCGGTAGTCCTCGGCCACCTCGACCCCGAGGTAGCGGGAGATCCGGCGGCGCTCCAGCCGGGTCAGCCGCCGCGACCCCCTGATCACGCCGGGGATGAGCAGCACCCCGATGAGCAGGATGCTCAGCACGATCACCAGGAACGGCAACAGCGCCAGGGTCAGCACCGAAAGCAGGGAAGTGCCGAATCCGCCGAACAGATATCGGCAGGAGCGGACCGTGTCGAGGAATCGATTTCGAATGCGGAGAACCGCGCTTTCGACGGTGAATTGATCCGCGCTATCCGCTGTGTCCGCCATGTCCGACAAGGCCGTGACTCGCTGTTCCCCCGTGAATTCCCCGTGGTGGAGCCTAGCCGACCCCGGTCGCCGCTGTCCACCGGACCGGGGTCGCCCGGCCGGGCGGTACAGCTGGCTGTACCCCGGAAGCGGGGTCCTGCCAGATTGTCCGCCGCTCCCGGCGGCAAATACGATCGCCGCAGCCGAGAAGAACCCGGGGGAACAGCAATGAATGGAGCGGCAAAGGCCGTGATGGAACAGCGGGCGACGGCCGAGTCCGTCCGGCTGGAGGCGGTCACCAAGGTCTACGGCACCGGGAAAAGCGCGGTGCACGCGCTGCGCGGGGTGGACCTGAACCTGCCGCACGGCAGCTTCACCGCGGTGATGGGCCCGTCCGGTTCCGGCAAGAGCACGCTGCTGCACTGCGCGGCGGGGCTGGACCGGCCGACCTCCGGCGCGGTCCGGCTCGGCGATAAGGATCTGTCCCAGCTCACCGAAGCCCAGCTGACCGAATTGCGGCGGACCAGGGTCGGCTTCATCTTCCAGGCCTACAACCTGATCGGCTCGCTGACCGTGGCCGAGAACATCACCCTGCCGCTGCGGCTGGCGAACGTGAAGACGGACAAGGCGTGGCTGGCCGAGATCGTCGCGCAGGTGGGGCTTTCCGACCGGCTCAAGCACAAGCCGAGCGAACTGTCGGGCGGCCAGCAGCAGCGGGTGGCGATCGCGCGGGCGCTGATCACCCAGCCCACCGTGGTCTTCGCCGACGAGCCCACCGGCGCGCTGGACACCCGCACCGGGCACCAGGTGCTGGAGCTGCTGCGGCGCATGGTGGACACGCTCGGTCAGCGCGTGCTGATGGTGACCCACGATCCGGTGGCGGCGTCCTGGGCCGACCGGGTGGTGTTCCTCGCCGACGGTGCGCTGGCCGGGGAACTCGAACGGCCGTCGCCCGATCAGGTGGCCGACCGGCTGACCAGGCTCGGGGAGTGGTGAACCGATGTTCGGCCTGGCCTGGCGGACGATCAAGGGGCGCAAGGGCGGTTTCGCCGGTGCCTTCATCGCGCTCTTCGCCGCTTCCGCGCTGATCACCGGCTGCGGGATCCTGCTCGAATCGGGGCTGAACTCCGGCGCGCCGCCCGAGCGGTACGCCGGTGCCCCGGTGGTGGTCGGCGCCAAGCAGGCGCTGGAGGACCCGAACGTGCCGGACATCCCGTACGGCGGCCGGGTCCGGCTGCCCGCGGACACGGTGGCGGCGGTGGCCGCGGTGCCCGGGGTGGCCTCCGCGCTCGGGGACGTCAGCTTCCCGGTGACCATGGCGAAGGACGGCGCGATCGTGCGGCCGGCGTCGGCCGCGGTGTACGGGCACGGCTGGGATTCGGCCGCGCTCGGCCCGTTCCAGCTGACCGGCGGCCGCGCCCCGGCCGGGGCGAACGAGGTGGTGCTGGACGACCGCCTCGCCGGCGAACTCGGGCTCGGCGTGGACAGCCGGTTCACCCTCGCGGTGGGCGCGGTGCCGTCGGAATACCGCGTGGTGGGGCTCACCGGACTGTCGGGGGACGGTGAGCTCCGCCAGCACGCGGTGTTCTTCACCCCGGCGGAGGCGGGAAAGCTGGGCGGTCACCCCGGCCAGGTGGACGCGGTCGGCGTGCTGCCCGCGGCCGGGGCCGACCCGGCGGAACTGGCCACCCGGATCGACACCGCGCTGAGCGGGCGCGGGGTGCAGCTGTTCACCGGCGACGAGCGCGGGGCCATCGAGTTCCTCGACGTCGCGCAGGCCAAGGGCACGCTGGTCGCGGTGGCCGGGTCGTTCGGCGGGGTGGCGCTGATGGTGGCGCTGTTCATCGTGGCCAGCACGCTGGCACTGCAGATCCAGCAGCGGCGCCGGGAGCTGGCACTGCTGCGCGCGATCGCGGCCACGCCGAAGCAACTGCACCGCCTCATCGGCATCGAGAGCGTGCTCGTCGCGCTCGTGGCGGCCCTGCTCGGCCTGGTGCCGGGGGTGCTGCTCAGCTCGGCGATGCGGGACGCCTTCGCCGGGATCGGCCTGGTCCCCGCCGACTTCGCGCTGGTCACCGGCCCGGTGCCGATGCTGGTCGCGGTGGTGCTCTGCGTGGTCGCGGCCCGGGTGGCCGGCTGGCTTTCCGCGCGCAAGGCCGCGCGCATCCGCCCGGTGGAAGCGCTCGGCGAGGCCGCGGTGCAGTCGCCGAAGCTCGGCTGGGTGCGCTCGGTGGTCGGCGTGCTGCTGCTGGCCGCCGGGGTCGGGTTGTCCATGCTGCCGCTGGTGGTCTCCGGGGACACCGCGACCGGTGCCGCCGCGATGTCGGTGGTGGTGCTGGTGATCGCGGTCGCGCTGCTCGGCCCGCGGCTGGCGGTGATCGCCATCGTGATGCTCGGGCCGTTCCTCCGCGCGAGCTCGCGGACCGGTGGCTACCTGGCCGCGGCGAACACCCGGGCCAACTCACGCCGCCTCGCCTCGGCCATCACCCCGTTGGTGCTGGCCATCGCGATCGCGTCGGTGCAGTTGTTCACCGGCACCACGCGCATGGCCATCGCCGAGGACCAGGCCAGTGCCGGCGTGGTGGCCGACTACGTGGTCAGCGGTGGTGCGTCCGGGCTGTCACCCCGGATCGCGGACGAGGTCGCGGCCGTGCCGGGAGTGGCCACCGCGACCCCGGTGCTGCGCACGCAGCTGCTGGGCGACTACTTCGTGGCCGGGGCGACCAACTCCAGCACGCGTGCCTTCGGCGCGCAGGGCGTGGCTCCGGCCGGCCTGGCCGCGAACATGGACCTCGACGTCCGCCAGGGCAGCATGGACCAGCTCACTGGCGACACCGTGGCGCTGAGCCAGGTCGGCTCGGAGCTGTTCGAGGCCGGGCCGGGGCAGCGGATCCAGCTGCACCTCGGCGACGGCACGCCGATCAACCCGATGGTGGTGGCCGTCTACGGCAACGGGCTCGGCTTCGGTGACCTCACCCTGCCCAGGGACGTGCTGCTGGCGCACAGCCCGAACGGGCTCGACGACATGGTGCTGGTCAAGGCCGAGCCGGGCGCGGCCGAGGCGGTGCGGACCGCGCTGGAGGGCGTCGCGGCCAAGTACCTCGGGGTCGGCGTGCAGGACCGGGCCGGGTTTTCCGCGGCGCAGCAAGGGAAGTTCGAGATGCAGGGGCTGGCCACCACGCTGCTGCTGATCGCGGTGTTCGCCTACATCGCCATCGGGGTGGCCAACACGCTGGTGATGGCCACCGCGGAACGCCGCCGCGAGTTCGCCCTGCTGCGCCTGGTCGGCACGGACCGGCGGCAGGTGAGCGGGATGATGCGCACCGAGGCCTTCGTGGTGATCGTGATCGCCGCGGTGATCGGCTCGGTGCTGGCCGTGCCGCCGCTGGTCGGGGTGAGCCTCGGGCTGAGCGAGCGGGCCGATCCGTACCCGGCCGTCGATGTGCTGACCTACCTGGCGATCCTGGCCGTCACCGCGCTGATCGCGTTGCTGTCCATCATGATCCCGGCACGGCTGGCCATGCGGACGCGGCCGGTCGAGGCGATCGGCACGCGCGAGTAGCACGCGGTTGTTTCGCGGTGCCTTAACCGCGTTGTCCGGTCGTCCACCTCGGACGAAGCTGGTTCGCGCAAGCGAAATTCCGGGGTGTGTTGGGAGATCGAGATGACGGTTCTGCCCGAGTTTCCGGTCGAAGCCGTGCGCCGCTACTACCGCCTCGTCGACGCGGGTGACGTCGACGGGGTGGTGGCGTCGTTCACCGAGGACACGGTCTACCGCCGACCGGGTTACGAGCCGATCGTCGGCCACCGCGAACTGCGCGAGTTCTAC
It encodes:
- a CDS encoding ABC transporter ATP-binding protein, yielding MEQRATAESVRLEAVTKVYGTGKSAVHALRGVDLNLPHGSFTAVMGPSGSGKSTLLHCAAGLDRPTSGAVRLGDKDLSQLTEAQLTELRRTRVGFIFQAYNLIGSLTVAENITLPLRLANVKTDKAWLAEIVAQVGLSDRLKHKPSELSGGQQQRVAIARALITQPTVVFADEPTGALDTRTGHQVLELLRRMVDTLGQRVLMVTHDPVAASWADRVVFLADGALAGELERPSPDQVADRLTRLGEW
- a CDS encoding response regulator transcription factor; translated protein: MRVVIVEDDALLREGLVLLLRSEGFEVVAALENAVDFLAVLGAERPDVAVVDVRLPPTFRDEGLRAAVEARRRYPGFPVLMLSAHVEHSYATELLSEGGKVGYLLKERVGKVENFLDSLRRVVEGGTAIDPEVIAQLLTQQKKGDALGNLSKRELEVLGLMAEGYDNSTIGGMLFVTETSVSKHIRSIFAKLGLQQSESGHRRVLAVLAYLQEAH
- a CDS encoding sensor histidine kinase, which translates into the protein MRNRFLDTVRSCRYLFGGFGTSLLSVLTLALLPFLVIVLSILLIGVLLIPGVIRGSRRLTRLERRRISRYLGVEVAEDYRPLTGPASTRLHVALTDEATRRDLLYLLFHATLGIFLGVAGLALTVGTLFAVSVPLWWWLVPADRPVSMIYQISSWPRAFGMLGLATGYTLIAMLIAPPLARFHAGIGRRLLSPPPRRRLRLAEQVAQLTVSRAAALEAHGIELRRIEGALHDGTQNRIVAVSMHLGMVERALRRDPATALPLVLKAQDAATDALAGLREVVRSIYPPILADRGLAGALSALTSRSSIPCELNVDRVPPIPAAVEAAAYYIVSESLTNVAKHSGAETVEVWVTSEKDNLLITVCDDGHGGADEALGTGLMGMRRRIAAFSGEMSLSSPPGGPTELNVVLPCES
- a CDS encoding ABC transporter permease, whose protein sequence is MFGLAWRTIKGRKGGFAGAFIALFAASALITGCGILLESGLNSGAPPERYAGAPVVVGAKQALEDPNVPDIPYGGRVRLPADTVAAVAAVPGVASALGDVSFPVTMAKDGAIVRPASAAVYGHGWDSAALGPFQLTGGRAPAGANEVVLDDRLAGELGLGVDSRFTLAVGAVPSEYRVVGLTGLSGDGELRQHAVFFTPAEAGKLGGHPGQVDAVGVLPAAGADPAELATRIDTALSGRGVQLFTGDERGAIEFLDVAQAKGTLVAVAGSFGGVALMVALFIVASTLALQIQQRRRELALLRAIAATPKQLHRLIGIESVLVALVAALLGLVPGVLLSSAMRDAFAGIGLVPADFALVTGPVPMLVAVVLCVVAARVAGWLSARKAARIRPVEALGEAAVQSPKLGWVRSVVGVLLLAAGVGLSMLPLVVSGDTATGAAAMSVVVLVIAVALLGPRLAVIAIVMLGPFLRASSRTGGYLAAANTRANSRRLASAITPLVLAIAIASVQLFTGTTRMAIAEDQASAGVVADYVVSGGASGLSPRIADEVAAVPGVATATPVLRTQLLGDYFVAGATNSSTRAFGAQGVAPAGLAANMDLDVRQGSMDQLTGDTVALSQVGSELFEAGPGQRIQLHLGDGTPINPMVVAVYGNGLGFGDLTLPRDVLLAHSPNGLDDMVLVKAEPGAAEAVRTALEGVAAKYLGVGVQDRAGFSAAQQGKFEMQGLATTLLLIAVFAYIAIGVANTLVMATAERRREFALLRLVGTDRRQVSGMMRTEAFVVIVIAAVIGSVLAVPPLVGVSLGLSERADPYPAVDVLTYLAILAVTALIALLSIMIPARLAMRTRPVEAIGTRE